GGGGTTGCCTCGCCCAGCAATCAAAAGATCAACTGAATCTTGCATTATTGGTCTGAGAAATTCTTGAAGTTTTTCATTTTTAATATTAACACGTCCGTGCAGACCAGAGCTCATTGCTATACAATAAGCGTTGTCAAGCAACGTGCTCAAGTGAGAAAGAAACTTATCAAGCAATGGTCGCATTTCTGAAGATTCCAAAATAGAAGGATCCTCTGCTTTTTCCCAAAAAGCTTGATCCGCTTCCGGCAATAAATGATCTCCTGACATAATTATTAAGGTTAAGTTATTAATGCCTTTATTTTTACATAAAAAAAATAAAAGCAAGACTTTACATAAAAATCATTTTAACGTCTTATATTTTTGTAATCTAATGAACAACAAAAAAAATAAATACATAACTACGCATCCCGCTCAAAACCTGCTAAAATTTATTTAGCATCCGCAATTCAAAATTTATAATTTAAAATTCAAAATTTCTTGTCCCCCGTCCTCCTCATCATCCTCGACGGTTTTGGTGAAGCGCCCCCCGGCCCGGGCAACGCCATCACTCGGGCGAACATGACGTTTTACAAACAACTACGAAAAAATTACCCGTGGACCCTGCTCAAATGCTCGGGCAACGCCGTGGGCCTCCCTGCCGGATATCAAGGCAACTCCGAAGTCGGGCATTTCACCATCGGCTCCGGCCGCATCACCTGGCAATCCTTCGAAGAAATCAATCGCTCCATCCGCGACAAGAGTTTTTTTAAGAAAAAAGCCTTGGTCAAGGCCTGCGCCTCAATTCGCGAAGCCAACAAAAAAGGCCAAAAACGCGCCCTTCATCTCCTGGGCATGATTTCGGATGAAGGCGTTCACTCCCACATCGACCACCTTTTCGCCCTGCTCAAACTCGCGAAGCTCGAAAAAACCTTTCCCGTGTACATTCACGCCATCCTCGATGGACGCGACGTGCCGGAACGAAGCGCCGACAAGTATCTCAAGATGATTCAGAATAAAATCAAAGCGCTCGGGCTCGACAAACCCCTATACAAAGGCGGGCCGAAAAAAGCGAGCATTGCCACCATCGTGGGCCGCTATTTTGCCATGGACCGCGACACCAACTGGAGCCGCACAAAAAAAGCCTACGATCTTTACGTCCACGGCAAAGGAATCATTGAAAAAAATCCACTCACAGCCATCAAAAACGCGTACGAAAATGGCGCTGAAACCGACTACTATGTTCCGCCGATTATCCTCGACCCACACGGCATCTTTCGCAAGAACGATTCCGTCATCTTTTTCAATTATCGAACCGACCGCTCCAAACAAATCACCGACGCTTTGTTGAACAAAAAATTTGATCATTTTAAAACCGACCCGCTTAACCTTAATTTTGTAGCCATGGGACCCTTTACGCACCTCGCTCCCGTGGTGTTTCCAACTCCCGAAATCCGACACAATTTAGCCGACGTTTTATCCTCTCATCGCCTACGCCAACTCCGCGTAGCAGAAACGGAAAAATACGCACACGTCACGTTCTTTTTCAACAGCCAAATTGAGACCCCATATCCGCTCGAAACCCGAGTCCTCATCCCCTCCCCCAAGTGCCCCTCGTACGCTGAAAAACCCGAAATGAGCGCTCCCAGCGTGACCCATCACCTCATCGACGAAATCAAAAAGGAAAAATACCCATTCATTGCCACCAATTTCGCCAATGGCGATCTCGTCGGCCATTCCGGCGACGTCAAGGCCGCGATTCAATGTTGCAAAGTGCTGGATGAATGTTTGAGCAAAATCATACCTGTGGCCCTGGAACACCACTATTCGATTTTCCTGATCGCAGACCACGGGAACGTGGAACAAATGCTCTATCCCGATGGCTCGGTGTGCCCTGCGCATTCCACCAATCGAGTCCCGGCGATCTTTATTTCCGAAAAAAACAAGATACAAACGAAAAAAATCACCCTCAAAAAAGGCAAAGGCCTGCAAGACATCGCGCCCACAGTTCTTCAACTTCTCGGCATCAAGAAGCCAAAAGAGATGACCGGGGAAAATTTAATAGCGTGAGATTTCATCGTCTATCCTTTATACTATTTTCATGAAAGCCATCATCCTTGCCGGCGGAACCGGGACGCGCCTCTGGCCGCTCAGCCGCCTCGAAAAACCCAAACAATTTCAAAAACTCGCCTCGAATAAAACCTTATTTCAAGAAGCGATTGGACGGTTAAAATTCCTCAAGCCGAGCGATATTTATGTGGCCACGAATCAAGAATTCGAAAAAGAAGTGCTCAAAGAAGCCCCTCAACTTCCCCGAGAAAACCTCATCATCGAACCCGCGCTCCGCGACACGGCCTCGTGCATCGGTTTGGCCGCCGCTCTCATCGCCGCCCGCCACCCGAATGAAGTCATGGCCGTGATTTACGCCGACCACCTCATCCAAAACACCGCAGAATTCAAAAAATGCCTTCAAGTTGCGGAAAAAGTCGCGCACCGCGATCACACCCTCAACATCATCGAGGTCAAAGCCAAATCCCCCAACGTCAATCTCGGCTATGTGAAAGTCAAAACCATGCTCGAGGTCATCAACGACGTAGAAGTTTATTCGTTCGAGCGTTTTATCGAAAAACCCGATCTCAAAACCGCGCAAAAATTCCTTCAATCTTATCGATATCTCTGGAATACGGGAATTTATGTATGGGAAGTCAAAACCATTTTGGAAGCCTACAAAAAGCACCTTCCCGACACCTACCATCGCCTGCTCAAAATTCAAACCGCGTATTTAAAAGATAAAAAAACCTTCCAATCCGTACTCAAAACCGAATACCCAAAACTTGAAAAAATCTCCATCGACTATGCGATCATGGAAAAAATCGACCCGCGTTGCGTGCGCATCTTGCCTGCGGACTTAGGCTGGAACGACATTGGGACTTGGCTTTCTCTC
The genomic region above belongs to Candidatus Gracilibacteria bacterium and contains:
- the gpmI gene encoding 2,3-bisphosphoglycerate-independent phosphoglycerate mutase, encoding MSPVLLIILDGFGEAPPGPGNAITRANMTFYKQLRKNYPWTLLKCSGNAVGLPAGYQGNSEVGHFTIGSGRITWQSFEEINRSIRDKSFFKKKALVKACASIREANKKGQKRALHLLGMISDEGVHSHIDHLFALLKLAKLEKTFPVYIHAILDGRDVPERSADKYLKMIQNKIKALGLDKPLYKGGPKKASIATIVGRYFAMDRDTNWSRTKKAYDLYVHGKGIIEKNPLTAIKNAYENGAETDYYVPPIILDPHGIFRKNDSVIFFNYRTDRSKQITDALLNKKFDHFKTDPLNLNFVAMGPFTHLAPVVFPTPEIRHNLADVLSSHRLRQLRVAETEKYAHVTFFFNSQIETPYPLETRVLIPSPKCPSYAEKPEMSAPSVTHHLIDEIKKEKYPFIATNFANGDLVGHSGDVKAAIQCCKVLDECLSKIIPVALEHHYSIFLIADHGNVEQMLYPDGSVCPAHSTNRVPAIFISEKNKIQTKKITLKKGKGLQDIAPTVLQLLGIKKPKEMTGENLIAGDFIVYPLYYFHESHHPCRRNRDAPLAAQPPRKTQTISKTRLE
- a CDS encoding sugar phosphate nucleotidyltransferase — encoded protein: MKAIILAGGTGTRLWPLSRLEKPKQFQKLASNKTLFQEAIGRLKFLKPSDIYVATNQEFEKEVLKEAPQLPRENLIIEPALRDTASCIGLAAALIAARHPNEVMAVIYADHLIQNTAEFKKCLQVAEKVAHRDHTLNIIEVKAKSPNVNLGYVKVKTMLEVINDVEVYSFERFIEKPDLKTAQKFLQSYRYLWNTGIYVWEVKTILEAYKKHLPDTYHRLLKIQTAYLKDKKTFQSVLKTEYPKLEKISIDYAIMEKIDPRCVRILPADLGWNDIGTWLSLHDELAKNEIANLTQGDVLAIDTQGSILYNTDPKKLVVGVGLKDLAIINTPDAILICDKHRSQDVKKAVEHLKKEKWEKLL